The Burkholderia cepacia ATCC 25416 genome includes a window with the following:
- a CDS encoding MFS transporter codes for MKTSATAATQDMESAAAEKGLTRVTGTEWRSLSLAGLGWTFESYDSFLLSLLLPTLALQFGLSKAQLGMFTSVTAAGQIVGGILFGFVSDRIGRVRTALLCVGIYSLFSGLIAFAPDAHGFAALRFVGALGMGGTWTAGAALIAETWHPSRRGKGGALMQMGLPIGAILAIAISGIVGAVHGGLGGDGWRLLFLIGASPFFILFWVARKTPESPIWLERRHAKSRARKTDTANHEKLNVRGLLTAFCFIFFLQYLYWGVFTWTPTFLITVKHLDFVHSLKFVLALQFGAIAGFLLFSAWVDRIGRRPMFLAYLLVGALAVGVYIVSANPLLLMTAIFLTGFSVNGIFAGAGPFLAEIIGNTASRGFFMGLAYNGGRLGGFIAPLIIGALASTSGGFVLGLATTIVAFVAAAVVVLVAPETRGKALS; via the coding sequence ATGAAGACGAGTGCAACCGCGGCGACGCAGGACATGGAGTCCGCCGCCGCGGAAAAAGGATTGACGCGCGTGACCGGTACCGAATGGCGTTCGCTGTCGCTCGCGGGGCTCGGCTGGACGTTCGAGAGCTACGACTCGTTCCTGCTGTCGCTGCTGCTGCCGACGCTCGCGCTGCAGTTCGGGCTGAGCAAGGCGCAGCTCGGCATGTTCACGAGCGTCACGGCGGCCGGACAGATCGTCGGCGGCATTCTGTTCGGCTTCGTGTCGGACCGGATCGGGCGCGTGCGCACCGCGCTGCTCTGCGTCGGCATCTACTCGCTGTTCTCCGGCCTGATTGCATTCGCGCCCGACGCGCACGGGTTTGCCGCGCTGCGCTTTGTCGGCGCGCTCGGCATGGGCGGAACCTGGACCGCCGGCGCGGCGCTGATCGCGGAGACCTGGCACCCGAGCCGGCGCGGCAAGGGCGGTGCGCTGATGCAGATGGGCTTGCCGATCGGCGCGATTCTCGCGATCGCGATCTCGGGCATCGTCGGCGCCGTACATGGCGGATTGGGCGGCGACGGCTGGCGTCTGCTGTTCCTGATCGGTGCGTCGCCGTTCTTCATCCTGTTCTGGGTCGCGCGCAAGACGCCGGAATCACCGATCTGGCTCGAGCGCCGGCACGCGAAGTCTCGGGCCCGCAAGACCGACACGGCCAATCACGAGAAACTGAACGTGCGCGGCCTGCTCACCGCCTTCTGCTTCATCTTCTTTCTGCAGTACCTGTACTGGGGCGTATTCACGTGGACGCCGACGTTCCTCATCACGGTGAAGCACCTCGACTTCGTGCACAGCCTGAAGTTCGTGCTGGCGCTGCAGTTCGGCGCGATCGCCGGGTTTCTGCTGTTCTCGGCATGGGTCGACCGCATCGGCCGGCGGCCGATGTTCCTGGCGTACCTGCTGGTCGGCGCGCTGGCCGTCGGCGTGTACATCGTGTCGGCGAATCCGTTGCTGCTGATGACCGCGATCTTCCTGACCGGCTTCAGCGTGAACGGCATCTTCGCGGGTGCCGGCCCGTTCCTCGCGGAGATCATCGGCAACACGGCATCGCGCGGGTTCTTCATGGGCCTCGCGTACAACGGCGGCCGGCTCGGCGGCTTCATCGCGCCGCTGATCATCGGCGCGCTCGCGTCGACGTCGGGCGGCTTCGTGCTCGGACTCGCGACGACGATCGTCGCATTCGTCGCCGCGGCCGTGGTCGTGCTGGTCGCGCCCGAAACGCGCGGGAAGGCGTTGTCATGA
- a CDS encoding amidohydrolase family protein, producing MQIVHAPHLPVRPEWLALRDEPVLEPELAIVDAHHHLWDRQTGRYLADEFGADVRSGHRVVSTVYVQCRSMLRASGPDAFKPVGEVEFASGVAAMFDSGAYGPARCCEAIVGGADLSLGAELEAVLDTMLQVSDGRLRGIRNPLAWHASPDVRSSPVTPPRDRMSDPAFRQGVTTLGRYGLSLDAWVYHTQLDDLYELARACDGVTIVIDHFGGPLGVGPHAGRRTEVHAQWKRQLARLAALPNTRIKLGGAGMTVFGFDFAARDLPPSSPELAAAWQPYFDTCVECFGVDRCMFESNFPVDKGMFGYRVLWNAFKRLASAMSADERAALFSRTAASTYRIALPGDNP from the coding sequence ATGCAGATCGTTCACGCGCCCCATCTGCCCGTCCGGCCCGAGTGGCTCGCGTTGCGCGACGAGCCGGTGCTCGAACCCGAGCTTGCGATCGTCGACGCCCATCATCACCTGTGGGACCGGCAGACCGGGCGCTATCTCGCGGACGAGTTCGGTGCGGACGTGCGCAGCGGGCATCGCGTCGTGTCGACGGTTTACGTCCAGTGCCGATCGATGTTGCGTGCAAGCGGGCCGGATGCGTTCAAGCCGGTCGGCGAAGTGGAGTTCGCGAGCGGCGTCGCCGCGATGTTCGACAGCGGCGCATACGGTCCCGCGCGATGCTGCGAGGCCATCGTCGGCGGCGCCGATCTGTCGCTCGGTGCGGAACTCGAGGCGGTGCTCGACACGATGCTGCAGGTATCCGACGGGCGACTGCGCGGGATCCGCAACCCGCTCGCGTGGCATGCGAGCCCCGACGTGCGATCGAGCCCGGTGACGCCGCCGCGCGACCGGATGTCGGACCCGGCATTCCGGCAGGGCGTGACGACGCTCGGCCGCTACGGGCTGTCGCTGGACGCGTGGGTCTATCACACGCAGCTCGACGACCTGTACGAACTCGCCCGTGCATGCGACGGCGTCACCATCGTCATCGACCATTTCGGCGGCCCGCTCGGCGTGGGCCCGCATGCCGGCCGGCGCACGGAAGTTCATGCGCAATGGAAACGGCAACTCGCGCGTCTCGCGGCGCTGCCGAACACGCGCATCAAGCTCGGCGGCGCGGGCATGACCGTGTTCGGTTTCGACTTCGCCGCGCGCGACCTGCCGCCGTCGTCGCCCGAACTGGCGGCGGCGTGGCAGCCGTATTTCGACACCTGCGTCGAATGCTTCGGCGTCGATCGCTGCATGTTCGAAAGCAACTTCCCCGTCGACAAGGGGATGTTCGGCTATCGCGTGCTGTGGAACGCCTTCAAACGACTCGCGTCCGCGATGTCGGCCGATGAACGGGCCGCGCTGTTCAGCCGGACGGCCGCATCGACGTATCGCATCGCGCTTCCCGGAGACAACCCATGA
- a CDS encoding porin, translating to MSSNQASQNSRPKPRLMLGALTVASATAWCGTAHAQSSITLYGIADVGIEHINNTSTGGAQTREASGNLSGSRWGLKGVEELGGGMKALFQLENGFNLNDGTTAQSTKGLGANAATTSRIFGRQAWVGLAYRGQQLTFGRQNALFYEQAVAFDPMGASSRYSVLSLDYAAAARIDNSVKYTGVFGPLTAQAMYSTRYDTGYGAEVPGAQLTGRFYSGALTFSQGPLAASVSYEQRNSNTVATNTGTERRATAAASYALGPVKGFAGYRYLRASNAFLPANPIRVANGSEASAANLYWAGAQYAVSPAFVVTATAYYQDVHSTSADPWLAVLCADYLLSKRTDIYATAGFARNKGGSALGVNGYGTVAPDHNQTGVVIGMRQKF from the coding sequence ATGTCGTCGAATCAGGCCAGCCAGAATTCCCGCCCGAAACCCCGCCTCATGCTCGGCGCCCTCACCGTCGCGAGCGCGACCGCGTGGTGCGGCACCGCGCATGCGCAAAGCAGCATCACGCTGTACGGCATTGCCGATGTCGGGATCGAGCACATCAACAATACGAGTACCGGCGGCGCGCAGACGCGCGAAGCGTCGGGCAATCTGTCCGGTTCGCGCTGGGGACTGAAGGGCGTCGAGGAGCTCGGCGGCGGCATGAAGGCCCTGTTCCAGCTGGAAAACGGCTTCAACCTCAATGACGGCACGACCGCGCAGTCGACGAAAGGCCTCGGTGCGAATGCCGCCACGACGTCGCGGATTTTCGGCCGGCAGGCGTGGGTCGGGCTGGCGTACCGGGGTCAGCAGCTGACGTTCGGCCGCCAGAACGCGCTCTTCTATGAACAGGCCGTGGCCTTCGACCCGATGGGCGCGTCGTCGCGGTACTCGGTGCTGTCGCTTGACTACGCGGCGGCCGCGCGCATCGACAATTCGGTGAAGTACACCGGCGTGTTCGGTCCGCTGACGGCGCAAGCCATGTACAGCACCCGCTACGACACCGGGTACGGCGCCGAGGTGCCGGGCGCGCAACTCACCGGCCGCTTCTACAGCGGGGCGCTGACTTTCTCGCAAGGGCCGCTCGCCGCGAGCGTGTCGTACGAGCAGCGCAACAGCAACACCGTCGCGACGAACACGGGCACCGAGCGTCGTGCGACGGCCGCCGCGTCGTATGCGCTCGGACCGGTGAAGGGATTCGCCGGCTATCGCTATCTTCGGGCGTCGAACGCGTTCCTGCCGGCGAACCCGATCCGGGTCGCGAACGGCTCCGAAGCCAGCGCGGCAAACCTGTACTGGGCCGGCGCGCAATACGCGGTGTCGCCGGCGTTCGTGGTCACGGCAACCGCCTATTACCAGGACGTGCATTCGACCAGTGCCGATCCGTGGCTCGCCGTGCTCTGCGCGGACTATCTGCTGTCGAAGCGCACGGATATCTATGCGACGGCGGGTTTCGCGCGTAACAAGGGCGGCTCCGCGCTCGGCGTGAACGGTTATGGCACGGTCGCACCCGATCACAACCAGACGGGCGTGGTGATCGGCATGCGCCAGAAGTTCTGA
- a CDS encoding MFS transporter, with translation MTISHALRAGDDAPRADAPSSAQLAGDDYAASERTLAKAFRRILPFIFVCYVISYLDRTNVGFAALTMNKDLGLTAEQFGVGAGLFFIGYFLFEIPSNLIMQKVGARVWIARIMITWGLFSMATAFVVGPKSFAAARFLLGLAEAGFTPGIYLYFTHWFPGKWRAKVTAAFLVGIPVANMIGSPISGALLELGGLHGLRSWQWLLLIEGVPAVMLGVACLFVLADRPEKAAWLNDEEKASLAKRLAFEQRDIGAKHGSKLRDAMTNWRVFVLAFVNFCGIVGSLGVGLWMPQIIKQFGVEHAVVGWLTAIPYAIGAGVMLGWARLANRAANRIPYVAGALAVAAAALCASAFIHAPVFKLIALCVTVSGILAFQATYWAIPSGFLTGRAAAGGLALIVSVGNLGGFVGPSMIGALKQFSGGFTAPLIAVSGVLLLGALTIAWLGDPGAGAGEAPAAREP, from the coding sequence ATGACCATTTCGCACGCGCTGCGTGCCGGCGATGACGCACCGCGCGCCGACGCACCATCGTCGGCGCAGCTTGCCGGCGACGATTACGCGGCCAGCGAGCGCACGCTCGCGAAGGCGTTCCGGCGCATTCTGCCGTTCATCTTCGTCTGCTACGTGATCAGCTATCTCGACAGGACCAACGTCGGTTTTGCCGCGCTGACGATGAACAAGGATCTCGGTCTGACGGCCGAGCAGTTCGGTGTCGGCGCCGGCCTGTTCTTCATCGGCTATTTCCTGTTCGAGATTCCGAGCAACCTGATCATGCAGAAGGTCGGGGCGCGCGTATGGATCGCGAGAATCATGATCACGTGGGGCCTGTTCTCGATGGCGACGGCGTTCGTCGTCGGACCGAAGAGCTTTGCGGCCGCGCGCTTCCTGCTCGGGCTCGCCGAGGCCGGGTTCACGCCCGGCATCTACCTGTATTTCACGCACTGGTTTCCCGGCAAGTGGCGCGCGAAGGTGACGGCCGCCTTCCTCGTCGGCATTCCCGTCGCGAACATGATCGGCTCGCCGATTTCCGGTGCGCTGCTCGAACTCGGCGGCCTGCACGGGCTGCGCAGCTGGCAGTGGCTGCTGCTGATCGAAGGCGTACCGGCCGTGATGCTCGGCGTCGCGTGCCTGTTCGTGCTGGCCGACCGCCCCGAGAAAGCCGCGTGGCTCAATGACGAAGAGAAGGCGTCGCTCGCGAAGCGCCTCGCGTTCGAGCAGCGCGACATCGGCGCGAAGCACGGCAGCAAGCTGCGCGACGCGATGACGAACTGGCGCGTGTTCGTGCTCGCGTTCGTCAACTTCTGCGGGATCGTCGGCTCGCTCGGCGTCGGCTTGTGGATGCCGCAGATCATCAAGCAGTTCGGCGTCGAACACGCGGTGGTCGGCTGGCTGACGGCGATTCCTTATGCGATCGGCGCCGGCGTGATGCTCGGGTGGGCGCGTCTCGCCAATCGGGCGGCCAACCGTATTCCGTATGTCGCCGGTGCGCTGGCTGTCGCCGCTGCGGCGTTGTGTGCGAGCGCCTTCATTCATGCGCCGGTTTTCAAGCTGATCGCGCTTTGCGTCACGGTGAGCGGGATCCTCGCGTTCCAGGCGACTTACTGGGCCATCCCGTCGGGATTCCTCACCGGACGGGCTGCCGCGGGCGGACTCGCGCTGATCGTGTCGGTCGGCAATCTCGGCGGTTTCGTCGGGCCGTCGATGATCGGCGCGCTCAAGCAATTCTCGGGCGGCTTCACCGCGCCGCTCATCGCCGTGTCGGGTGTGCTGCTGCTCGGCGCACTGACCATCGCGTGGCTCGGCGATCCGGGCGCGGGCGCCGGCGAAGCGCCTGCCGCCCGCGAGCCGTGA
- a CDS encoding SMP-30/gluconolactonase/LRE family protein, which translates to MFYLTNPDVREADVFTRMPDKFRKPDVRTEWARANRGGMVTDSFLEGPVWDPDGYLFVTDIPHGRIFRISPSGDWELVVEYDGEPNGMKRFDASHLIITDYRNGLMLLDIARGEIRPHLERRNTERFKGVNDLTFDSAGNIYFTDQGQTGLHDPTGRVYRLSPDGKLDMLLGTCPSPNGLVLSRDEKVLFVAMTRGNAVWRMPLQADGSVTKVSQFFTSYGPSGPDGLTVDLEGRLFVANPGLGRVWVLDHCAEPVEILTGPKGASLTSVCFGGPDMKTLFITESTSGSVLKAEMSIAGPLPKQAVKQAVKQD; encoded by the coding sequence ATGTTTTATCTGACGAACCCCGACGTGCGCGAAGCCGACGTGTTCACGCGCATGCCGGACAAGTTTCGCAAGCCGGACGTCCGCACGGAATGGGCGCGCGCGAATCGCGGCGGCATGGTCACGGATTCCTTTCTCGAAGGGCCGGTCTGGGATCCGGACGGCTATCTGTTCGTGACCGACATTCCGCACGGGCGCATCTTCCGCATTTCGCCGTCGGGCGACTGGGAGCTCGTCGTCGAATACGACGGCGAGCCCAACGGGATGAAGCGCTTCGACGCATCGCACCTGATCATCACCGACTACCGGAATGGCCTGATGCTGCTCGATATCGCGCGCGGTGAGATTCGCCCGCATCTCGAGCGCCGCAACACCGAGCGCTTCAAGGGCGTGAACGACCTGACGTTCGACTCGGCCGGCAATATCTATTTCACCGACCAGGGGCAGACCGGGCTGCACGATCCGACGGGCCGCGTGTATCGGCTGTCGCCCGACGGCAAGCTCGACATGCTGCTCGGCACCTGCCCGAGCCCGAACGGGCTCGTGCTGTCGCGCGACGAGAAAGTGCTGTTCGTCGCGATGACGCGCGGCAATGCCGTGTGGCGCATGCCGCTGCAGGCCGACGGGTCGGTCACCAAGGTCAGCCAGTTCTTTACCTCCTACGGACCGAGCGGCCCCGACGGCCTCACCGTCGATCTCGAAGGCCGCCTGTTCGTCGCGAATCCGGGGCTCGGGCGCGTGTGGGTGCTCGACCACTGCGCGGAGCCCGTCGAGATCCTGACCGGGCCGAAAGGGGCGTCGCTCACGAGCGTGTGCTTCGGCGGCCCGGACATGAAGACGCTTTTCATCACCGAATCGACGTCCGGTTCCGTGCTGAAAGCGGAGATGAGCATCGCCGGCCCGCTGCCGAAACAGGCAGTGAAGCAGGCAGTGAAGCAGGACTGA
- a CDS encoding hydroxyacid dehydrogenase yields MHAASPKPVVLVTAADLAPQALDMLAQFDVVFAGKQPTEDDIVALCIEHKPVAIIVRYGKINARIMDAAENLQVISKHGSGIDVIDQEAAAARGIAVRAAVGANAAAVAEHAWALLLACAKSVPQLDMRMREGHWDKSTHKSVELDGRTLGLVGLGAIGRRVAAIGAAFGMKVLAFDPFAKEAPVGVKLVPLDTLYAESDVVSLHCPLTADNRRMLNRDTLARFKRGAIVVNTARGGLIDEPALADALASGQVRAAGLDSFDVEPMTTPHPFQQIPNVILSPHIGGVSDAAYVNMGKGAAANVLAVLDERAHSAA; encoded by the coding sequence ATGCACGCCGCTTCGCCTAAACCCGTGGTCCTCGTGACCGCCGCCGACCTTGCGCCGCAAGCGCTCGACATGCTCGCGCAGTTCGACGTCGTGTTCGCCGGCAAGCAACCGACCGAGGACGACATCGTGGCGCTGTGCATCGAGCACAAGCCGGTCGCGATCATCGTCCGGTACGGCAAGATCAACGCCCGCATCATGGATGCCGCCGAAAACCTGCAGGTGATTTCGAAGCACGGCAGCGGCATCGACGTGATCGATCAGGAAGCGGCTGCCGCACGCGGCATCGCGGTGCGCGCGGCGGTCGGCGCGAATGCGGCCGCCGTCGCCGAGCACGCATGGGCGCTGCTGCTCGCATGTGCGAAGTCGGTTCCGCAGCTCGATATGCGCATGCGCGAAGGTCATTGGGACAAGTCGACGCACAAGTCCGTCGAACTCGACGGGCGCACGCTCGGCCTCGTCGGACTCGGCGCGATCGGCCGGCGCGTGGCCGCGATCGGCGCGGCGTTCGGCATGAAGGTGCTCGCGTTCGATCCGTTCGCCAAGGAAGCGCCTGTCGGTGTGAAGCTCGTGCCGCTCGACACGTTGTACGCGGAGTCGGACGTCGTGTCGCTGCATTGTCCGTTGACGGCCGACAACCGCCGGATGCTCAACCGCGACACGCTCGCGCGTTTCAAGCGCGGGGCGATCGTCGTCAACACCGCACGCGGTGGCTTGATCGACGAACCCGCGCTTGCCGACGCGCTGGCGAGCGGCCAGGTGCGCGCGGCCGGGCTCGACAGCTTCGACGTCGAGCCGATGACGACGCCGCACCCGTTCCAGCAGATCCCCAACGTGATTCTGTCTCCGCATATCGGCGGCGTCAGCGATGCCGCGTACGTGAACATGGGCAAGGGCGCGGCCGCCAACGTCCTCGCGGTGCTCGACGAACGCGCGCACAGCGCGGCTTGA
- a CDS encoding diguanylate cyclase, protein MSNTSASTSPINRDIERVSPELVQAAARYQAAILADVAGRRGTVHGRVRPLSPKMKVAGPAITVEVRAGDNLAIHAALAVAKPGDVVVVDGKGDISCALLGEIMAAQAKASGIAGIVIDGAVRDAHELANGDYPVFAAGLNPCGPTKSIAGRVNAPISLGGTAVNPGDLVVGDADGVVVIARADVARIVDLAQKKLDFETARIAAIHKGDLRPGWIEKELRAAGMLAEGEAL, encoded by the coding sequence ATGAGCAACACATCCGCCAGCACTTCTCCGATCAATCGCGACATCGAACGCGTGTCGCCCGAACTCGTTCAGGCGGCCGCGCGCTACCAGGCCGCGATTCTGGCCGACGTCGCGGGCCGCCGCGGCACGGTGCATGGTCGCGTGCGGCCGTTGTCGCCGAAGATGAAGGTCGCCGGCCCCGCAATCACGGTCGAAGTCCGCGCGGGCGACAACCTCGCGATCCATGCGGCGCTCGCCGTCGCGAAGCCGGGCGACGTCGTCGTGGTCGACGGCAAGGGCGACATCTCGTGCGCGCTGCTCGGCGAAATCATGGCGGCGCAGGCGAAGGCGAGCGGCATCGCCGGGATCGTCATCGACGGCGCGGTGCGCGACGCGCATGAACTGGCTAACGGCGACTATCCGGTCTTCGCGGCCGGCCTCAATCCGTGCGGCCCGACCAAGAGCATCGCGGGGCGCGTGAATGCGCCGATCTCGCTCGGCGGTACGGCGGTCAATCCGGGCGACCTGGTGGTCGGCGACGCCGACGGCGTCGTCGTCATTGCGCGCGCCGACGTCGCGCGCATCGTCGATCTCGCGCAGAAAAAGCTCGACTTCGAGACCGCGCGTATCGCGGCGATCCACAAGGGCGACCTTCGTCCAGGCTGGATCGAGAAGGAACTGCGCGCGGCCGGCATGCTGGCCGAAGGCGAGGCGCTGTGA
- a CDS encoding IclR family transcriptional regulator: MGNDGVVAVEKALALLDCFKPGAESQSLATLSQASGMHKTTVYRLMNSLERMGYVVRAQSGNYSLGHRVLYLGKLYEQSFHLSTVVEPALHALAALTKESASYYVHDNGQRLCLFRVEPSEGLRETRLAGTKLPLDDTAISHVIRFWGLGEPIYDKPPALPLFTAGARDVHTAAFAVPVFGAGDKFMAALTLSGPASRLSVAHESGELDRPQLDAAADLSRKLGASVALCEHVYGI; the protein is encoded by the coding sequence ATGGGAAACGACGGGGTCGTTGCCGTGGAAAAGGCGCTTGCGCTGCTGGACTGCTTCAAGCCCGGCGCCGAATCGCAGTCGCTCGCGACGCTGTCGCAGGCATCCGGCATGCACAAGACGACGGTCTATCGGCTGATGAATTCGCTGGAGCGAATGGGCTATGTCGTGCGCGCGCAATCCGGCAACTATTCGCTCGGACATCGCGTGCTGTACCTCGGCAAGCTGTACGAGCAGTCCTTCCATCTGTCCACGGTGGTGGAACCGGCGCTGCATGCGCTGGCCGCGCTGACGAAGGAAAGCGCATCGTACTACGTGCACGACAACGGGCAGCGGCTTTGCCTGTTTCGCGTCGAGCCGTCCGAAGGTCTACGTGAAACGCGCCTCGCGGGCACGAAGCTGCCGCTCGACGACACCGCCATCAGCCACGTGATCCGCTTCTGGGGGCTCGGCGAACCGATCTACGACAAGCCGCCTGCGCTGCCCCTCTTCACCGCGGGCGCGCGCGACGTGCACACGGCAGCGTTCGCGGTGCCGGTCTTCGGCGCCGGCGACAAGTTCATGGCGGCGCTGACGCTTTCCGGTCCGGCATCCCGCCTCAGCGTCGCGCACGAGTCGGGCGAGCTCGATCGGCCGCAACTGGATGCGGCCGCCGATCTCTCCCGGAAGCTGGGGGCGAGCGTCGCGCTCTGCGAGCACGTCTACGGCATCTGA
- a CDS encoding SDR family NAD(P)-dependent oxidoreductase: MSKVWLVTGAARGLGRAISEAVLAAGDRLVAGARDPARLADLAERYGDRLLPVALDVTDEAAAEQAVAAARAAFGRIDVLVNNAGYGHTAPFEQMGADVFRDQVETNLFGVINLTRAVLPTMRAQRAGHIFQVSSVGGRTSTPGLSAYQAAKWAVGGFSDVLAKEVAPFGVRVCTLEPGGMRTEWAAQAKRDVDDLLPDYQPSVGKILELLGAYGGHEIGDPARIAALIVDLSRRDDVPLRLLLGGDALFVCEQAERQRAEEAARWRDATLSTQFPDAKLPDGLDALKAIE, translated from the coding sequence ATGTCGAAAGTCTGGTTGGTAACGGGGGCCGCACGCGGCCTCGGGCGAGCGATTTCGGAAGCCGTGCTGGCGGCGGGCGACCGACTGGTGGCCGGCGCACGCGACCCGGCGCGACTGGCCGATCTGGCCGAACGGTATGGCGACCGCTTACTGCCGGTCGCGCTCGACGTCACCGACGAAGCGGCGGCGGAGCAGGCCGTCGCCGCGGCACGTGCCGCGTTCGGCCGCATCGACGTGCTGGTGAACAACGCGGGCTACGGCCATACGGCGCCGTTCGAGCAGATGGGCGCCGACGTGTTCCGCGATCAGGTCGAAACGAACCTGTTCGGCGTGATCAACCTGACGCGCGCGGTGCTGCCGACGATGCGCGCGCAGCGCGCGGGGCACATCTTCCAGGTGTCGTCGGTCGGCGGGCGGACGTCGACGCCCGGGTTGTCCGCGTATCAGGCCGCGAAGTGGGCGGTCGGCGGATTCAGCGACGTGCTCGCGAAGGAAGTCGCGCCGTTCGGCGTGCGCGTGTGCACGCTCGAACCGGGCGGGATGCGTACCGAATGGGCCGCGCAGGCGAAGCGCGACGTCGACGATCTGCTGCCCGACTATCAGCCGTCGGTCGGCAAGATTCTCGAGCTGCTCGGTGCGTATGGCGGCCACGAGATCGGCGATCCCGCGCGGATCGCGGCGCTGATCGTCGACCTGTCGCGCCGCGACGACGTGCCGCTGCGCCTGCTGCTCGGCGGCGATGCGCTGTTCGTCTGCGAGCAGGCGGAACGACAGCGGGCGGAAGAGGCGGCGCGGTGGCGCGACGCCACGCTGTCCACGCAGTTTCCGGACGCGAAGCTGCCGGATGGGCTGGATGCGCTCAAGGCGATCGAGTAA
- a CDS encoding TetR/AcrR family transcriptional regulator, whose protein sequence is MARPRSPDKHDAILAAAARALAEDGASATTARIARLAGVAEGTVFTYFETKDALLNALYLNLKAGLREAMMTGFPEHASAEQAVRHAWNGYVSWGVANPDGRRALQQLGVSGRIDDAHRAAGSEGFGGIGALLREQVAASGGLSRDEAHAFCSALFTSIADTAMESIARDPARADAYREAGFRAMWAVLHTV, encoded by the coding sequence GTGGCCCGACCGCGCAGTCCCGACAAGCACGACGCCATCCTCGCCGCGGCCGCACGCGCGCTCGCCGAGGACGGCGCGAGCGCGACGACCGCGCGCATCGCCAGGCTGGCCGGCGTGGCGGAAGGCACGGTGTTCACCTATTTCGAGACCAAGGATGCGTTGCTGAACGCGCTCTACCTGAACCTGAAGGCCGGCCTGCGCGAGGCGATGATGACCGGGTTTCCGGAACACGCGTCGGCCGAGCAGGCGGTGCGGCATGCGTGGAACGGCTATGTGTCGTGGGGCGTCGCGAATCCGGACGGCCGGCGTGCGCTGCAGCAGTTGGGCGTGAGCGGGCGCATCGACGACGCGCATCGTGCGGCCGGCTCGGAAGGCTTCGGCGGGATCGGCGCGCTGCTGCGCGAACAGGTCGCCGCGTCGGGCGGGCTGAGCCGCGACGAAGCCCATGCGTTCTGCTCGGCGTTGTTTACGTCGATCGCGGACACCGCGATGGAATCGATCGCACGCGATCCGGCGCGGGCCGATGCCTACCGGGAAGCGGGGTTTCGCGCGATGTGGGCCGTGTTGCACACGGTGTGA